The sequence below is a genomic window from Mercenaria mercenaria strain notata chromosome 14, MADL_Memer_1, whole genome shotgun sequence.
aaaaatgctcttgtatatttatataaatgcaatccttgagaacctaaaacgcatgtactcaatgcctttgcagaagacagaacaacaaGGGAAAcgcccttaagggcccgacaaaacaggccgGTAGACAGAAATCATAATAGCCCTGTCCCGATGGGATATAAATACTAATTATAATAGAGTCCCCCACCTGTTCcgccagacacaatcaaagaggaaaacgTAACGTgcaaagggctgaacaccaaacacgcggcgtgtctcaaaacagttggatcataacctcttttaatgaaacgtttaataactttactaaatacaattgaaaaattgccatgaccctaaatcttacaaagtttgtaaaccacattctCATAATAAAACGGGtattgatataccttctcgcacaAGTGTCTTTatattgctattgtattttaaaaccaaatctgaattacgatagtaacactatccagatgtataactggggttttgcacgaaattctggCTATATCTACTACGCGTCAGTTGCAATGCAACATCCCAATTGCGCGCTTgcgctgaatttgattcagtcgtgcaaTGCAACCAATAACAACGttttaactttatgctgtttttcgagtgagTCGATCATCAATGTTtccaatgacaaaaaaaaaatcacaaagaaaatcgttaattacaagcgcacgtgaatttcgtgtaAAAtagctattgtgggactactgacttcacggttgatcgatTTTTTAGATTTAACACGTGAAGTTGTTCAAGTGCAATGtaatatgaagaaaacaagtcaaatctataaaattaagtttatcattaaaaaataccccagttatacatcTAGATAGTttattttgctgttcagtatatttacgTTATTTATAAGAatggtagccctgttgaagaagcttatttgtaatatattgattacgttcgtTGAACTCCTCAACAAAACTACACGCTctagcaaaccgaattaactgaaaaaatatatatcctaTAAGATGTTGCCTGAGGTAAGTCCCCCTATGgcggaaatttacaatactaaaatcaaAATCCCCCCACCCGTCCCACTTGTCAtcaattttggtatgtataaaattgtcgtaaatagagagatgtaaatccagaaatgaagcagtagtatccgagAACTTAGTTTGATTTAACTGCAGCCGCAGGGCGCAAATAGTAGCCACCAGTTGagcaaaaaacggattatccatattaagtatatcatctggatagcgtgatgtattattaaatgcagtaataatgtctgcctgtgtatctcgAGAAAGGaccaacataaaatctctttcttaacaatataaaaacaaatctgcgacaaagGGGTGCACAATATGTTTCCATAGGAGTACCAATTTCTTGTCTGAAAATTGCATTctcaaacctgacgtaaatattgttcaataaataggaaagggctttacaaacttcgtcacatgtataatttgttataatgcaactagtaaaaaaaaatgccttatcgaaattgcaagcgagaaaagcAGCATTTTCCCttgcaaaagtcttttgaataagggcagttagtttttcatttattaagttatgttgtaaagtggtatacaaattagaaaattcgtatgtactgactgaatacaCCTTGTAACTCTGTAATTTATAGTTAAtgtttttaatatcaaaacattttatgatgTATGACAATAACACGAAATACCTTGTAACATGATAGAAAGAtagaaacaaattaaaataaaaagcacAAGAAAAGTTACTCTTTcacgaataattaaaaaaaatgtctccTAGATTAAACATAAAGACACAGCGGGTGATAATCAGCAGGATGATAGTGAGTAATACTTATCACCATTGCAACGTTTTCAAACCTGGCTTTTCAGTGGGGCTATGAATCACTTTTATTAATAGGTCTACTTTCACTGGCATTGACATAATAAAGAAATGATAAGAAATTAGTATTTCCAAGCGCGTTATATTATATATACCTACTCCGACATCTGGAGAGCGATAACTATACAGTACAAATGATTAAACTATTCTGCATAAATTTGCAGGTGAAATTTGAGGTAAGAATACCTATCAAGTTGACACCAGATCAATGGATACGAATGCTAGAGCAGATGTTATTGCTTATTTTGATATTGGGAAGATGGCTTTTGCCGAAAGGAAAACTGACACATGATCAACTGTCACAGTTGCTGCTCGTCTATATAGGAACAGCGGCAGATATTGTCGAATTCTTTGAGGCATTTAAGGAAAAAGAGGTAAGCAAAAGACACATAGTATCAACTATACTCTGTTATACACTGATATTCAAATCAGTTACAgctaaataaaatgatattctgcGTTTAATCGAGTTACTGGCTATAGTATAATCTGTGTAAGTAAAAAACTATATTTTACAACTTCTTTTGAACCTGTGCAGATATCTAAGTGTCCTGTACTAAAAATCACACCTCGGACGCTCATTGAATCAAAAAAGGAAATTCTGAACGTGCACATACACGTAAGAAATTGCAAGCTCCCTACTAACAAAACTTGGATactctgatatatttttttcgtgTCATTACTtttttaatacaatgtataatgtCAAGAGTCCAAATAAAGAACTCATCGTGACGATATTAATCAAATCAGATCTTCGAGGAAACTAATTTCActaatttgaacgtcaatatatATTAACAAAGCATGCTTTAAATAGAAATGTATCCATATAACAAAAGATGATTCTCACGAGTAAATACGGTTACTTTGTTTGAATCCCATATGACAACACCATACAAATAAACAACATTGACTGTAGCCATGATCTAAAAGCATTTTGATAGCATGCATTCCATGAAAGTGAGATAAGCATTTTGTAAAATAGAAACATGCTTAATAGTATGTAATATTGATTAAATTCATAAAAACCTTTGAAATAGCAAAATATTACGAGTCAAAACAGTATGATAATTGCTGTGTTATAGAAGAAATGCAATGAACTTTTTAGAAAGCCCTTTCCATTAGATTCGAAATCTCTACTTAGATATATTTGCCACCTGTTGTCACATAAATTTCTGCAAGAATATGTGCATGCAACATGTTAATTACCCAGATTGATTTGGTGAAAAGTTAATGTTAGACTAAGTACTAAACCAGATTCCGCTTAATATTATCGATGTATCATGATCAGCAATCATTAAACTTAGCAGGCACATTGCTGACACAGTGTCTTCAAGATCATTACATGAATGTTCAAGGGCACAGTGAACGTTGCATGCATTGGTATATCATCATTAAACATTCGGCTAGCCAATTTTCCAACGTCGGTAAAGAGTCCTTATTGATTTTAACGTCTGTTGCTCAATAGCCAAGGTCATTACAACGATtatttatgcaaatttttaaaaccgTCTGCGCTGAAACTTTTTAAGACTCTTTGACATAGATTCTTGCACTTATCAAGCACATTGcctatgattttgaggtcatgtGGCTTAAAGTAAAGAACACAGCTACTATTagtaccaaaaaaaacttttccACTAAATGTCTTAAGAACGCCTGGACCTGCGATTTTCAAACTTAATAGGCTCATTGCTCATGGGCTGTGAATCACTCCTCTAATGATTTTGAAGTTAGTGggtcaaaattaaaattacaatgACAATTGGTATAAAAAGGTTTCTAATGCTTGCCATGCTAAGTGTTCAAGTGGACGTATTACTTAATTTGTGTTTATGCCTGTCGTCCTGTCgtctatttttgatttattttccgCTCAATAAACTCAAAATACTTTGACCTATGATTATAAATCTTTAAAGCCACATTAACTCCGCACAGCGTTGCTCTTATAGTAACTTTGCTGGAGAAAGATAATAGCTTATGCTCCTCTGACGGTCCTGGCACCTGCaattaattttcttatttcaCAGTCTTCGCCGCAAGATGTATGTACTGTATGCATTTTGTTCGTGACGTAATAATTGAttaacctttttttattttcaggtcagAAACCACAAAATACTCTGCATTATTATTCTAGGGATTTGGTCGACGagtcttgtgcagttttctttaGTTCTCACGGCTTCACGCGCCCGTAAAGACCGCTCAACACTGTACATGACAAAATCAAAGGGAAGCAAGCGCGGCTGTTGTCATGCGGACGTCTTTGGAATTCTTATCTCCATCATCTTGCAAGACTTACCGTTCTTGGTCTTGCGGATGCTACTGATTTTCAAATATAACGTATTAAGCTACACAAATATGTTCTTCACATCCAAAAATACTCTTGTGATAGCTTTGTTAATGTACAGATTGGTTGTATTATTCATCAACAGGAACGAGCCGGAAAAAGAGATTTCTGTAGAAACAGTGAATGGTGATATATCATCGATCCCGGAATCCAGCACATTCCGAAAAACATCGGAAATAAGGAAGAAACTTCTTGAATACCACGTGAGCGAAAACTTTGATCATCATAAAAGTCGACCATCGTCAAAAGAATACGAAGTGATACCTGAGAAACATAAATGGGGCCGTTCGTATCATTTTGAGTTGATGCAAATTTAAATATTGTCAGATCTGAAAATTCTACATATCATTCATATGCTGTCTTTCTTATTAGTTGTTAgcaacataaaatatacatttttatgttttacattatgtGTAACTTaagataaataatattgtttgacATCATTACTACTGGTAAACTTTATTCGACATCTTTTAGTTTTTCATTAAAGTATTGCATGGAGGTTATCTGATATATACTCTAAACCTGTACATATCAACAATGGGCGGATTAAACTTGTAACAAAtcaatattatgaacattaattttgttcagGCTGTTAATGAGATGAATATTTGATTGATAAGAACAAGTAATAAATTTGTCATTAAAATTTCTGACCACTTCACAGCTGCGTACATATCTATCAACTGAATCAACTGATTGACTTTACTGTTATCCTGGGGGAGGGAGGTTTAAAGGGTCATTAAACGGGTCgtgttggaatttttttttaagttaatatttataaaaatggtGTAACCTTATCCTGCCGCAACCCAGAGCTCAACCCGGGGTTGAAGTATGTTTTATGGCAGGAATATTAACAAGTTCTGTCGCAACTTAGAGTATTAGAAAACGTATAAGGGCAGGTATTCGTTTACAAGTTTTAAAGACATCCAGAGTATAAGTTCGTGTAAAGACAGGAATTCGTTTACAACTTCTGCCGAATTCGTTAACAAGTTTTGCAGAAATCCCAGCTATACATGTAAGTATCATACACTTTCTCCACGTATAAGTGCCTGTCGAGACCCCGAGTATAGGTATTTTAAGAGCAAAAATTCGTTAACAAGGTCTGCCGAGACCCTAAGTAGAAGTATGTGGAACGTTGGGAATATGTTTACAAGTTCTTTCGAAACCCGTAGTATAAATGCGTATAAGGACAGgaatttgtttacaatttctGAAGAAATCACGAATAAACTTACGTGTAAGTGCAGAAATTTGTTGACAAGTTTTGCCGAGACGTATTTTAAGGGAAGGCTTTCGATCAAAGTTCTGCGGAAGTCATTGGTTTATGTGTGTGCAAATCCTAAACACACTTAGGTACAAAAACTATTTCAACACTGACACCCACATACATACCTCTGCGGCTTACAATGTTTTggttattgtttatttatttgctgaGTCATATACAATTGGCACTTTATGATTCATTGTGCCCATATATTTGCCCTATTTGTGTTTTGATGATTTTCACTTGTCAGTTGTAGGGAttgatattttacaaacaaatatatatcttCTCTTCTTTCTTGCATACTAGCATTCAATTAAACTACTTCAAATTTAGTTAGAAGACtacatttgttaaaatatctttaaaatggtTAGTCTGAAATAAATGAAACGTATAATAAACGTtcgatatacaaaatgtaaaggTATACAGAAGCACGTAGAGTAAAATTTCATTTAGactttcagtttgaatttatTCATAAACTTTAGCTAAATCCGGGTTTACAGTTGTATTCTACTCAATATCAGACAACTGTAAGGAGACACACACTGGCATTTAAACCGCTTACTATTTGTTACGACAGCAAATTATGAACTGAGATTTTACAGATTTAACAGCATTTGAATGAAAAGGTTTATAAGAAAGCAATATACGAAATAAGTGTATTTcattaagaaaaaacaaaagagaTGGCCTTTGTATCTTCGTAACAAAAACTAGCAACAGGAActtaaacaaacaacaacaacaacaacaaaaaataaaacgaaaatttaTGCATCTGTGTCTCATTCATTTCTTCTCAAAGTTCCCAATTTAACAATATGCCTTGTCtaacattttagaaaataagTGATAGAATATTTATTATGCAGATGAATAAAATATGTGGTATAAAGTTCTAAACAAAGCGAAGAATGTAAACAAACTTGTATGATAACGTTAATCAAGCACATCGGAAAGGAACGGTTGCAAAGCTTTTATCTTCACTCTATTCTGTTTGATAACACCAACACAGGTTCAACTTACGTTTGAATGTCTATAGTTTAGCTATTAGTTTTTAATTTTGTACTTACACATTTAAGCTAAATTGGGAAGAGAAAATTACATTGTATATTACACAACATGGCTTCCCGGTGATGTAAGTGCAGTTGTCATCGGTACAAaaatgaagtttggtcatattacgtAAATCAGAACATGAAGTTGTGTTTCTAAACTTTATTAAAAATGCTAAAGCAAGAAAAACATATCTGAGTCGGGAATTAAACCCAAGTTGCCTCCGCAAAAAATACTTTCCTaccatcttgaccaatacaccactgaAGACTTAAGACTAAGGCAATTACAaagaattttgaattttaaaaaaagataaaaaaaaaaacaattttcatatataataagtTTAAATGACTTctaaaaaataaagcaataatGTCCTGCTATcttaacattttcattgtttttgtctTACAATCTGGAGGTCGGCTCCTTTAATCAACTGGGATTGTGTATGTCATCGGTTACCAATTTATAGAACattgtatgtttaaaataaaattgaatctcgcgaagaacatttttttttctttcaatattttacatgcaTGTAAGGTAAACGCTTTATTGAATTTagttaagaaaaaataaacattcagttTCTGGAAACGTGTGCATAATCAACTGCAGGAAATTCTCGGCGTTGTGCAATCTTCATCTCGAGAAAACCATGCACTTCTGTTTATATGTAATTATGTGTtcttatttactataaaagtttCTAAATTACAGGAGCCATCCAAGCGATagttaataattatgtttaaagtattttcccTATATTTCTGCcaattttgacattatttattgCTAACAAGTATTTCTACGTGGTGATGTTTGAATTAAAAGACGTTATAGACACACTTGGCGTAAGTATCCGCATAAAATCACACGCCAAAAAAAATAGGTTTCagtgttatatattgttttcactgaaaattataCGTCAGGTAAGTATTCAAATACTGTTGCATTGAAGGTGTTTTTGAACATGTCTTTACAATAAGATGCTTGAAGTGTTCAATTCGACTAGTTGAAACGAATTCATCATTGGTGGTTTTCATTAAATTCGTACGCCGTATTGTTCAGTACAGGTACATGTTTTCattaagtttatttttctttcaaaatgatgTGGAGTGAAAGGGATCATATACGTCGTGTTATGATTTAAGGTATACTGACGCCTGAAGTATTGATTGTTTGTTCGGTCTCGGTCACCAACATAtaccaagggcttctgcagacctTAATACACATGTCAAAAGAAATATtgtagtgttgttgttttttttttcttgcataaaacattacaaagtgACTAAATGTATCGCTTGTAGTGCTGATTTTATGTTTCCGATACAATTTTATTACCATTCTGGTCATTTGCGCGAGATTAAACATttcggaaaaaaacaacaacatgtattaaaaacatATGGATTGctttatttgtacatttttttttccttgAACCAATGCCctgatccagtgaaaaaagtttTCTATACAAGAATATACAATAATTGTCATTTAAAGAGGTCGGTATGAGGATCTATCGACCATTGAAAAGTGGCATCGGACGAGGTTGAAAAATGTTCAGGTCGAATAAACCAGACATAaggcaaaatatttgttttgctgtcaAAACTTTCAACTTGCAcagattttgtgaaaaaaaaatgtttaaaagagtATATCAGACCTAACCAATTAGAACgtaattttgctttttatattataaGGTATAATAACTAATTATCCACAAAACGCAAGAAAGAAAACGATAACTCGATTTCCTCATGCATGCATGGATCCTTAAAATCCGTGTTTATAAAACTAAATCTTTCAGTCTGATTTTATAGACTTTGTTGTCAATAAGAAACAGacgttgaaaaaaatgaaatttattcagttttttttctttttgatatacCCAGAATTCTACAAAATTTACGTAAATTGACATGCTTGATATTGGTATGGTGAGTAATTGGTTGCTAGGGTTGTTGGCAGTTCTAGCCGTGCTATTCGAAACCTTAGGCAACGTTTTCAGGATTACCACGTAGCGGATGTTTGCGCGTCACGACACCTGGGCAAGACTGCTATATCATGAACACCCACCTATGCAACCGTTCCCAAACTGACACTGCCACTGCAACTAACACCCCTGGTACACATAACAACCGAAGATTTGACCAAACTGTACGCAATCGTCTGCGCGAGGGTGGTCTACGTGGACATCGTCCTTACGTTGACTGTGTTATGACGCGACGTCACCGCGTAAATCGTGTTAATTGGACACGTACACGCCATTGCTGGTTAAGGTGACAATAGAATAGACGAGTCGAGATTTTCCATTCATCGAAAAGAAGGCAGGGTTCTAGAATACCGTAGACGAAATGAACGTTATGCCAACTGCTGTGTATTTGAACGAGATCGTTTTGGGTGTGGAGATTCCGTCTTGGTCTGGGCAAGCATTGCGCAATGTTATCGCAAACCTCTTGTGATCGATGGGAATTTGAATGCCCAACGTTACCGAGATGAGATTCGTACGGGGCACACCATCCCACtggttaaaaaaaatgtaaatatctcTCTGTTTCAACAGGATAATGCCACAAGCCACACAGCTAGAGATACTGTGAACTTCCACAGGACGAATATCATTACATTTATTAATTTCTGGCCCACCAAAAGCCCAGATCTGAATCCCATCGAGCATCTGTAGGAAAATTTGGACCAGCGTGTTAGACGTCGTCCTATTCCACCGTCGAACGTCATTGAACTAACACAAGCCTTAATTCAGGAGTGGACAAACATTCCACATGCCGTAATCAAAACTCTTAACGGTTCTAGTTCTATGCGCCAAGATGCCAGCCAGTCCTTGATGCGCAAGGTGGCTATACCCGGAATTAATATGTGACTTTGGTGTACGACCTCTACCACATTTAATCAACCATTTCTTCAGTTTTCCGAAAATCTGGAGCTATAAAATTTTCCACacaaatttacattgaaatattcttttaaatacatataaaaataatttaaaccctGTTTTCATACTTAAATATACTGCGGAAGTTTTTTCAGTACAATTCAACAATAAAGAATTTAAATCCCCAATTTGACTGAAACGTGTTTATGTCACGGTTTTCttctttacaatattttttatttataatttactttGTGTAATTGTAGGAACGAAAATAAGTGAAAACATTAGAATGCAGTGTGCTTCGGTGTCTGGATACTGAACATTTATATCGTAGTGTAAAGAAATTGGTACTTGACCCCTGATCATTTTGAGGCGGATTTTGCACTTTAATAAGGAATATGCGTACTGGTGGATTGCACGAAGAATTGcaaaaactacatttattttttaagtccTTCACTCTTAAGATCTCTAAAGCTATCAACCAACACAAAGACAAGGGTAAATAAACTCGGAACGGTTGATTTGACATTTAGGAGCAAAGATACGGGGAAATAACAAAGGAAGGATAAGACTATGTTCTACTGTTGTGTAGATGTGTAACATACGTTAGAAATAGTTTGAGAGAAATCGAAgaatgttaacccttagcctgctggcggcagatgatcctgcctttgcgaccagtgcagaccaagatcagcctgcacatccgtgcagtctgatcatggtctgcactgttcgctattcagtcagtaaattttcagtgaatacccctttgaatgatatgtggtactgtccaaattgaaagatggaccagtccattatagaaatatagcaggataagggttaagcaTGATTCTCTTTGACTACGAAACTCTTGTTCAACATTTAATAAACATAACTGGCTAAGTAGCTGCTCTTTAGATGCTCgaatataaatgttatttaaatactTCTCTCATACACTCAGAAATGCACAAGAAAATTAGCTTTTAAGATTGCGTATTGAACTATTACATAGCAGCGAATACAAAGATAATAACTTGAAAGTTAATTTACTATATATAAACTGATCAGTTGCACTGATTTTAAAACCGTTAGCATGTTAATTTACGTCTATCTTAATATCGGTTTCCTCAAAGTATGCACTTGATACAATACACATGTTTCTTGaatgccggacaggattttcccgtgcttttccggtgctagaaaaactcatcttacacccctgggtgtaagacgactcacgtgctataatttatgaatgaatgcgtaaattcatacactaccataacaaaatagcgccttaaagaaaaaccttcgtttttctttgtatcttctaaaaattgaagaataaggcataCAAGAAAAaatcaatcactggcagcggGTAAATATGGGAACATCCGGCACTCGGACAACTGTTTAGTCGGttactcggcaggagcctcgttaccgcctaaacagtta
It includes:
- the LOC123527091 gene encoding transmembrane protein 26-like; translated protein: MGHLSVARAFSVRLLFASHGVVSIWRLANVTDENKFWYLAGTLVLLFLEAMVTLVKRQGKEWKWFCPSVFIYLLTSVPAIWFLELHEFDKRAQYIEQAKLLSQMSNETIYFSNGLPELQEDLSSPIGSILGVKFEVRIPIKLTPDQWIRMLEQMLLLILILGRWLLPKGKLTHDQLSQLLLVYIGTAADIVEFFEAFKEKEVRNHKILCIIILGIWSTSLVQFSLVLTASRARKDRSTLYMTKSKGSKRGCCHADVFGILISIILQDLPFLVLRMLLIFKYNVLSYTNMFFTSKNTLVIALLMYRLVVLFINRNEPEKEISVETVNGDISSIPESSTFRKTSEIRKKLLEYHVSENFDHHKSRPSSKEYEVIPEKHKWGRSYHFELMQI